Proteins co-encoded in one Malus sylvestris chromosome 7, drMalSylv7.2, whole genome shotgun sequence genomic window:
- the LOC126629214 gene encoding uncharacterized protein LOC126629214 isoform X2 — translation MKGFYRQRKSSSVGGTPKKKKSQSVAHPKATAAFFGSGVISHGSPELKVLRLVLVVLVYCVLLIRQANSHTESGEWSCESESEIRVQAEFGPGLITLDGHADDWKDIDGFEFSLLPALDPDAENEYKGGKMTVKALHDGRDAFFMVQVDGDYAYSKGDNNKCPSVALMFQIGRDSTYHSMGGCKEGVDSCTNKTCKGHEVDIMHFSIGNAIPGRLYGGNPIDNSNGNGGDRFGHLVDLYAWNPHCRYLDGIGSSGFVEEDSPYSSDAQKGTFYFEFSRPLRTMDRLQQDVQFTIGGSSKMSVAFWYPVDKKPWHGSGHYSISCDWVPLDISSRSSLLTTARPSSSVNAASVFALLLSVISLCASVFIGYWVVKPKTFQFTPMENL, via the exons ATGAAGGGTTTTTACAGGCAAAGGAAAAGCAGTAGCGTCGGTGGTACCCCTAAGAAGAAAAAATCCCAATCGGTCGCTCACCCAAAAGCTACTGCTGCCTTTTTCGGCTCAGGTGTAATTTCACACGGCTCTCCGGAGCTCAAAG TGCTTCGATTAGTGTTGGTGGTACTAGTATACTGCGTGCTGCTGATACGACAGGCCAATTCTCACACCGAGTCGGGGGAATGGAGCTGCGAGTCGGAATCTGAGATCCGGGTCCAGGCCGAGTTCGGACCGGGCCTTATCACTCTGGATGGTCATGCCGACGACTGGAAGGATATCGATGGGTTCGAGTTCTCCCTCCTCCCTGCTCTTGACCCAGATGCTGAAAACGAGTACAAAGGTGGAAAGATGACTGTTAAG GCTTTGCATGATGGCCGTGATGCCTTCTTCATGGTTCAAGTTGATGGGGACTACGCTTACTCTAAGGG GGACAACAATAAATGCCCATCTGTTGCCCTCATGTTTCAAATTGGCAGAGATTCAACTTATCATAGC ATGGGTGGCTGCAAGGAAGGAGTTGACTCTTGCACAAACAAGACCTGCAAAGGCCATGAAGTTGACATTATGCACTTCTCAATTGGAAATGCTATTCCTGGACGACTCTATGGTGGAAACCCTATAGACAACAGCAATGGAAATGGCGGTGACAG GTTTGGTCATTTGGTTGATCTTTATGCATGGAATCCGCATTGTAGATACCTAGATGGAATTGGTTCTTCAG GTTTTGTGGAAGAAGATAGCCCGTATTCATCAGATGCTCAGAAGGGcacattttattttgaattctcAAGGCCTCTGAGAACTATGGATCGTCTCCAACAG GACGTTCAATTCACAATTGGAGGATCAAGTAAGATGTCAGTTGCATTCTGGTATCCTGTAGATAAAAAACCGTGGCATGGCTCTGGACACTATTCTATTAGCTGTGACTGGGTTCCCTTAGATATCTCTTCAAGAAGTTCTCTGCTGACCACAGCAAGACCAAGTAGCTCGGTTAATGCTGCCAGTGTTTTTGCCCTTCTCTTATCAGTAATCTCGTTGTGTGCTTCTGTCTTTATTGGGTATTGGGTCGTGAAACCCAAAACTTTTCAGTTCACTCCCATGGAAAATCTTTAA
- the LOC126629214 gene encoding uncharacterized protein LOC126629214 isoform X1 — MKGFYRQRKSSSVGGTPKKKKSQSVAHPKATAAFFGSGVISHGSPELKVLRLVLVVLVYCVLLIRQANSHTESGEWSCESESEIRVQAEFGPGLITLDGHADDWKDIDGFEFSLLPALDPDAENEYKGGKMTVKALHDGRDAFFMVQVDGDYAYSKGDNNKCPSVALMFQIGRDSTYHSMGGCKEGVDSCTNKTCKGHEVDIMHFSIGNAIPGRLYGGNPIDNSNGNGGDRFGHLVDLYAWNPHCRYLDGIGSSANDSSAQNDWKGAWWHSSLNVHSGFVEEDSPYSSDAQKGTFYFEFSRPLRTMDRLQQDVQFTIGGSSKMSVAFWYPVDKKPWHGSGHYSISCDWVPLDISSRSSLLTTARPSSSVNAASVFALLLSVISLCASVFIGYWVVKPKTFQFTPMENL; from the exons ATGAAGGGTTTTTACAGGCAAAGGAAAAGCAGTAGCGTCGGTGGTACCCCTAAGAAGAAAAAATCCCAATCGGTCGCTCACCCAAAAGCTACTGCTGCCTTTTTCGGCTCAGGTGTAATTTCACACGGCTCTCCGGAGCTCAAAG TGCTTCGATTAGTGTTGGTGGTACTAGTATACTGCGTGCTGCTGATACGACAGGCCAATTCTCACACCGAGTCGGGGGAATGGAGCTGCGAGTCGGAATCTGAGATCCGGGTCCAGGCCGAGTTCGGACCGGGCCTTATCACTCTGGATGGTCATGCCGACGACTGGAAGGATATCGATGGGTTCGAGTTCTCCCTCCTCCCTGCTCTTGACCCAGATGCTGAAAACGAGTACAAAGGTGGAAAGATGACTGTTAAG GCTTTGCATGATGGCCGTGATGCCTTCTTCATGGTTCAAGTTGATGGGGACTACGCTTACTCTAAGGG GGACAACAATAAATGCCCATCTGTTGCCCTCATGTTTCAAATTGGCAGAGATTCAACTTATCATAGC ATGGGTGGCTGCAAGGAAGGAGTTGACTCTTGCACAAACAAGACCTGCAAAGGCCATGAAGTTGACATTATGCACTTCTCAATTGGAAATGCTATTCCTGGACGACTCTATGGTGGAAACCCTATAGACAACAGCAATGGAAATGGCGGTGACAG GTTTGGTCATTTGGTTGATCTTTATGCATGGAATCCGCATTGTAGATACCTAGATGGAATTGGTTCTTCAG CAAATGATTCTAGCGCACAAAATGATTGGAAAGGTGCTTGGTGGCACAGTAGCTTGAATGTTCACTCAG GTTTTGTGGAAGAAGATAGCCCGTATTCATCAGATGCTCAGAAGGGcacattttattttgaattctcAAGGCCTCTGAGAACTATGGATCGTCTCCAACAG GACGTTCAATTCACAATTGGAGGATCAAGTAAGATGTCAGTTGCATTCTGGTATCCTGTAGATAAAAAACCGTGGCATGGCTCTGGACACTATTCTATTAGCTGTGACTGGGTTCCCTTAGATATCTCTTCAAGAAGTTCTCTGCTGACCACAGCAAGACCAAGTAGCTCGGTTAATGCTGCCAGTGTTTTTGCCCTTCTCTTATCAGTAATCTCGTTGTGTGCTTCTGTCTTTATTGGGTATTGGGTCGTGAAACCCAAAACTTTTCAGTTCACTCCCATGGAAAATCTTTAA